A single window of Gymnogyps californianus isolate 813 chromosome 16, ASM1813914v2, whole genome shotgun sequence DNA harbors:
- the LOC127022874 gene encoding uncharacterized protein LOC127022874 isoform X3 codes for MICSNQFSVTILLHKVPFSLEVITLSCQLASGERKKHCHRRMVVPPPSLFDQVTPRILKTRQRSKAQKTLPWVKQKTYFARPLSALIKSAADTGQDSPAWLIAEDLALLKALTEEQTALQLQEQQPSQKQEEEQTVEQIQTRCQPQGETQASGGTLSPVIAVLQQVSVVPAIPAQLEPPPPASLLKQKHLPASVVTITLMTTAQMLLMTPLISDLVTRSSRNQVLILRPQ; via the exons ATGATTTGCAGCAATCAGTTTTCTGTCACGATCTTGTTGCACAAAGTTCCTTTCTCACTGGAGGTGATAACTTTGTCCTGCCAGTTAGCTTCAGGTGAGAGAAAGAAGCATTGCCATAGAAGGATGGTTGTTCCTCCACCTTCACTTTTCGATCAAGTGACTCCAAGAATATTGAAAACACGACAGAGGAGCAAAGCTCAGAAGACCCTCCCCTGGGTAAAACAGAAAACGTATTTTGCGAGACCTTTGTCAGCTCTCATCAAGTCAGCTGCTGACACTGGGCAAGATAGTCCTGCGTGGCTAATTGCTGAAGACTTGGCACTGTTAAAA GCGTTGACTGAAGAACAAACAGCTCTACAGCTGCAGGAGCAACAGCCTAGTCAGAAGCAAGAAGAGGAACAAACAGTGGAGCAAATCCAAACCCGGTGTCAACCACAGGGGGAAACACag GCTTCAGGAGGTACACTCTCTCCAGTCATAGCTGTATTACAGCAAGTGTCCGTGGTACCCGCCAttccagcacagctggagccCCCACCCCCGGCCAGTTTGTTGAAGCAGAAGCATTTGCCAGCATCAGTTGTAACCATCACTCTGATGACAACTGCGCAGATGCTTTTGATGACTCCACTGATATCAG acTTAGTCACAAGAAGTTCCAGGAACCAAGTCCTGATCCTCAGACCACAGTGA
- the LOC127022874 gene encoding uncharacterized protein LOC127022874 isoform X2, translated as MVVPPPSLFDQVTPRILKTRQRSKAQKTLPWVKQKTYFARPLSALIKSAADTGQDSPAWLIAEDLALLKAVKQLQTLPLNLAIVSPAQTANWDFVSDVVNSCNYVYRSPKQCQNRYITAFAGPEGKALTEEQTALQLQEQQPSQKQEEEQTVEQIQTRCQPQGETQASGGTLSPVIAVLQQVSVVPAIPAQLEPPPPASLLKQKHLPASVVTITLMTTAQMLLMTPLISDLVTRSSRNQVLILRPQ; from the exons ATGGTTGTTCCTCCACCTTCACTTTTCGATCAAGTGACTCCAAGAATATTGAAAACACGACAGAGGAGCAAAGCTCAGAAGACCCTCCCCTGGGTAAAACAGAAAACGTATTTTGCGAGACCTTTGTCAGCTCTCATCAAGTCAGCTGCTGACACTGGGCAAGATAGTCCTGCGTGGCTAATTGCTGAAGACTTGGCACTGTTAAAA GCGGTGAAACAGTTACAGACACTCCCTTTAAACCTTGCTATTGTGTCACCAGCACAGACAGCAAACTGGGACTTTGTCAGCGATGTCGTTAACTCTTGTAACTATGTTTACCGCTCCCCAAAGCAATGCCAAAATCGTTACATAACAGCATTTGCAGGTCCCGAAGGAAAG GCGTTGACTGAAGAACAAACAGCTCTACAGCTGCAGGAGCAACAGCCTAGTCAGAAGCAAGAAGAGGAACAAACAGTGGAGCAAATCCAAACCCGGTGTCAACCACAGGGGGAAACACag GCTTCAGGAGGTACACTCTCTCCAGTCATAGCTGTATTACAGCAAGTGTCCGTGGTACCCGCCAttccagcacagctggagccCCCACCCCCGGCCAGTTTGTTGAAGCAGAAGCATTTGCCAGCATCAGTTGTAACCATCACTCTGATGACAACTGCGCAGATGCTTTTGATGACTCCACTGATATCAG acTTAGTCACAAGAAGTTCCAGGAACCAAGTCCTGATCCTCAGACCACAGTGA
- the LOC127022874 gene encoding uncharacterized protein LOC127022874 isoform X1 produces MICSNQFSVTILLHKVPFSLEVITLSCQLASGERKKHCHRRMVVPPPSLFDQVTPRILKTRQRSKAQKTLPWVKQKTYFARPLSALIKSAADTGQDSPAWLIAEDLALLKAVKQLQTLPLNLAIVSPAQTANWDFVSDVVNSCNYVYRSPKQCQNRYITAFAGPEGKALTEEQTALQLQEQQPSQKQEEEQTVEQIQTRCQPQGETQASGGTLSPVIAVLQQVSVVPAIPAQLEPPPPASLLKQKHLPASVVTITLMTTAQMLLMTPLISDLVTRSSRNQVLILRPQ; encoded by the exons ATGATTTGCAGCAATCAGTTTTCTGTCACGATCTTGTTGCACAAAGTTCCTTTCTCACTGGAGGTGATAACTTTGTCCTGCCAGTTAGCTTCAGGTGAGAGAAAGAAGCATTGCCATAGAAGGATGGTTGTTCCTCCACCTTCACTTTTCGATCAAGTGACTCCAAGAATATTGAAAACACGACAGAGGAGCAAAGCTCAGAAGACCCTCCCCTGGGTAAAACAGAAAACGTATTTTGCGAGACCTTTGTCAGCTCTCATCAAGTCAGCTGCTGACACTGGGCAAGATAGTCCTGCGTGGCTAATTGCTGAAGACTTGGCACTGTTAAAA GCGGTGAAACAGTTACAGACACTCCCTTTAAACCTTGCTATTGTGTCACCAGCACAGACAGCAAACTGGGACTTTGTCAGCGATGTCGTTAACTCTTGTAACTATGTTTACCGCTCCCCAAAGCAATGCCAAAATCGTTACATAACAGCATTTGCAGGTCCCGAAGGAAAG GCGTTGACTGAAGAACAAACAGCTCTACAGCTGCAGGAGCAACAGCCTAGTCAGAAGCAAGAAGAGGAACAAACAGTGGAGCAAATCCAAACCCGGTGTCAACCACAGGGGGAAACACag GCTTCAGGAGGTACACTCTCTCCAGTCATAGCTGTATTACAGCAAGTGTCCGTGGTACCCGCCAttccagcacagctggagccCCCACCCCCGGCCAGTTTGTTGAAGCAGAAGCATTTGCCAGCATCAGTTGTAACCATCACTCTGATGACAACTGCGCAGATGCTTTTGATGACTCCACTGATATCAG acTTAGTCACAAGAAGTTCCAGGAACCAAGTCCTGATCCTCAGACCACAGTGA